A window of the Bradyrhizobium diazoefficiens genome harbors these coding sequences:
- the asnB gene encoding asparagine synthase (glutamine-hydrolyzing), translating to MCGIAGAFAYRAEAPPIDKAELLRVRDAMVARGPDGAGLWMAADGRVGFGHRRLAIIDLSEGGAQPMLDPETGNWICFNGEIYNHQQLRARLNHDGVATRTQSDTEVLLKLYAQRGEEMFSDLRGMYAFALWDASRRELLLARDPFGIKPLYVADDGATVRFASQVKPLLQAPVDRRPEPAGHAGFLLWGSVPEPYTLYRGIRALPPGHWQRFSAAGAGRPVRFASIVDALGRLPTASGASTDDALDQIAAAVRDSVAAHMVADVPVGVFLSAGLDSTMLAACAASVGELRTLTLGFNEYADGPNDEAGLADEVAGLLNAKHALHRISARDFECDRQHLIDAMDQPSIDGINVWFVSKAAAAQGLKVAISGLGGDELFGSYPSFRQVPRLVSLMRRAPVGERTGLLLRHLAQPFASALPSPKYAGLAEYGHSLSGAYLLRRALHMPWELAQLMDPAMARDGLGELATMNRLDASTEGLESDRLAVSALEMQWYMRNQLLRDADWAGMAHSLEIRVPLVDLQLLQHFVELPDFDANSEKRTIVRRVAPELPEGVLNRPKTGFAVPIHQWLNPGASTGVTRHRDWAMTLYRHFAAA from the coding sequence ATGTGTGGAATTGCTGGCGCCTTCGCATACCGTGCAGAGGCGCCCCCCATCGACAAAGCCGAGCTTCTGCGCGTGCGTGACGCGATGGTCGCGCGCGGTCCGGATGGCGCCGGCCTGTGGATGGCCGCCGACGGGCGCGTCGGCTTCGGACATCGCCGCCTGGCCATCATCGACCTGAGCGAAGGCGGCGCGCAGCCCATGCTTGACCCCGAAACCGGCAACTGGATCTGCTTCAACGGCGAGATCTACAATCACCAGCAGTTGCGCGCCCGGTTGAACCACGACGGCGTCGCGACGCGGACTCAATCGGACACCGAAGTGTTGCTCAAGCTCTACGCGCAGCGCGGCGAAGAGATGTTCTCCGACCTTCGCGGCATGTATGCCTTTGCACTCTGGGACGCGAGTCGGCGCGAGTTGCTGCTGGCCCGGGACCCGTTCGGCATCAAGCCTCTGTACGTGGCAGACGACGGCGCCACCGTTCGCTTCGCGTCCCAGGTCAAGCCGTTGCTGCAAGCCCCGGTGGACCGGAGGCCCGAACCGGCGGGCCACGCCGGCTTCCTGCTGTGGGGGTCAGTACCCGAGCCATACACCCTGTACCGCGGCATCCGTGCGCTGCCGCCTGGGCACTGGCAGCGCTTCAGCGCGGCGGGCGCCGGACGGCCGGTCCGGTTTGCAAGCATCGTGGATGCACTGGGTCGCCTGCCCACGGCCTCCGGCGCCAGCACCGACGACGCGCTCGATCAGATCGCCGCAGCGGTCAGGGACAGCGTCGCCGCGCACATGGTGGCGGACGTGCCTGTTGGCGTCTTCCTTTCGGCGGGATTGGATTCAACCATGCTCGCGGCCTGTGCGGCAAGCGTCGGCGAGTTGCGCACGCTGACCTTGGGCTTCAACGAGTATGCCGACGGCCCCAACGACGAGGCCGGACTGGCCGACGAAGTCGCCGGCCTGCTCAACGCAAAGCATGCGCTGCATCGGATTTCAGCCCGCGACTTCGAGTGCGACCGGCAGCACTTGATCGACGCGATGGATCAGCCCTCGATCGACGGCATCAACGTCTGGTTCGTGTCCAAGGCCGCGGCCGCGCAAGGCCTGAAAGTTGCGATCTCGGGGCTCGGCGGCGACGAGCTGTTCGGATCTTACCCGAGCTTCCGGCAGGTACCGCGCCTGGTGAGCCTGATGCGGCGCGCACCGGTCGGCGAACGAACCGGGCTGCTGCTGCGGCATCTGGCTCAACCTTTCGCCTCGGCACTGCCGTCGCCCAAATATGCGGGACTCGCAGAATACGGCCATAGCCTGTCGGGGGCATATCTGTTGCGGCGGGCCCTCCACATGCCGTGGGAGCTTGCGCAGCTGATGGACCCGGCCATGGCCAGAGATGGCCTGGGGGAGCTCGCGACCATGAACCGCCTCGATGCCAGCACCGAGGGTCTGGAGAGCGACCGGCTGGCGGTCTCCGCTCTCGAGATGCAGTGGTACATGCGCAACCAGCTGCTGCGCGACGCCGACTGGGCGGGCATGGCGCATTCGCTCGAGATCCGCGTGCCCCTGGTCGATCTGCAACTGCTGCAACACTTCGTGGAGCTTCCGGATTTCGACGCGAACAGCGAAAAGCGCACCATCGTCAGGCGCGTCGCGCCCGAATTGCCGGAAGGCGTGCTGAACCGGCCCAAGACCGGCTTTGCGGTGCCAATCCATCAGTGGCTCAATCCCGGCGCGAGCACCGGCGTCACGCGGCATCGCGACTGGGCGATGACGCTGTATCGACATTTTGCCGCAGCCTGA
- a CDS encoding glycosyltransferase codes for MRLLHVISSANPSNGGPIEGVRQRGLRLLEMGHQVEVACLDDPRAPHLESFPLPVHALGPPRGGYHFSTSLRPWLRAHAGGYDAVIVNGIWQYHSFAVWQVMRELRQPYVVFTHGMLDPWFKRNYPLKHLKKCLYWPWAEYRVLRDAAAVLFTSEDERLLARRSFWPYRAQEVVVSYGTRLPPQDAPPLREAFLGAHPELRGKRVLLFLGRLHAKKGCDLLVEAFARVAAEEPCLHLLMAGPDQTGWVSQLKARTRALGVADRISWPGMLQGDAKWGAFHSSEAFVLPSHQENFGISVAEALGCGLSVLISDKVNIWREVQAAGAGLVAEDSLAGTLKNLRAWLAMSPEDRAAMGRRTHDLFADRFSVDRMATALIDVVRAVQASQRS; via the coding sequence GTGAGGCTGCTTCACGTCATTTCCTCCGCCAATCCCAGCAATGGCGGGCCCATCGAGGGCGTGCGCCAGCGTGGCTTGCGACTCCTGGAGATGGGCCACCAGGTCGAAGTAGCGTGTCTGGATGATCCCAGGGCGCCTCATCTGGAATCCTTTCCGTTACCCGTGCATGCGCTCGGGCCACCGCGCGGCGGCTATCATTTCTCGACGTCGCTCCGGCCATGGCTGCGCGCCCACGCCGGCGGTTACGACGCGGTCATTGTGAACGGTATCTGGCAGTACCACAGCTTTGCCGTTTGGCAGGTCATGCGCGAGCTGAGGCAGCCCTACGTCGTGTTCACGCACGGCATGCTTGATCCGTGGTTCAAGCGGAACTATCCGCTCAAGCATCTGAAGAAGTGCCTCTACTGGCCCTGGGCCGAATACCGGGTTCTGCGCGACGCTGCGGCTGTGCTGTTCACGAGCGAGGATGAGCGGTTGCTTGCGCGCCGCTCGTTTTGGCCCTACCGGGCGCAGGAGGTCGTGGTGTCCTACGGCACGCGATTGCCGCCGCAGGACGCGCCCCCGCTACGAGAGGCTTTCCTTGGCGCCCATCCCGAGTTGCGCGGCAAGCGGGTGTTGCTCTTTCTCGGGCGGCTGCACGCCAAGAAGGGCTGCGATCTGCTTGTCGAGGCATTCGCCCGCGTGGCGGCGGAGGAGCCTTGCCTTCATCTGCTGATGGCCGGGCCGGACCAGACCGGCTGGGTCAGTCAGCTCAAGGCCCGGACCCGCGCTTTGGGCGTGGCCGATCGTATCTCATGGCCCGGCATGTTGCAGGGCGACGCCAAATGGGGCGCGTTCCACAGCAGCGAAGCCTTCGTGCTGCCCTCCCATCAAGAGAACTTCGGCATCTCGGTCGCCGAGGCCCTGGGTTGCGGCCTGTCCGTGCTGATCTCTGACAAGGTCAATATATGGCGCGAGGTTCAAGCGGCCGGCGCTGGTCTTGTCGCCGAAGATTCGCTGGCAGGCACACTCAAGAACCTGCGCGCATGGCTGGCCATGTCTCCGGAAGACCGGGCAGCCATGGGCCGACGAACCCACGACCTGTTCGCGGATCGGTTCAGTGTTGACCGGATGGCGACGGCATTGATCGATGTCGTGCGTGCGGTGCAAGCCTCTCAGCGCTCGTGA
- a CDS encoding tetratricopeptide repeat protein: MRDERRILDRALSLHDKGEIAAAAKLYRRIIDANPNNLHAVHFLGVAEAAAGNIDRAKLLMTRSLQSKPVNVEFIENYAAVLHRAGEHDELVRLCQHGLQFAPTSLGLLHGRAAGLLAMSRHPEAIEQLTRLLAHHPRHFPAHFMLGSALAKSRQYEPALASYDQALQLNPRLAVAHLDKGTIHFATSRYDDALSAYDNALTLRPDLAAAALGRCYTLIQLGRHDEALAAADHTLKLQPDLPEAWVGRGNALLDLGRLEDAAAAYDRALAIGPHLASAWSGHGNILLRSGRQRDAEVAFDRAIAADAAFAEAWLGRGTVLLSLGRHRDAAAALDHAIVLNPGLVNAWLAKGQVAYLEKRYDDALVAWNRALDLNPGQAAVAAACLRVKLHQCDWTDFESGCASVRSSVRSGKLVSPFMFVAIPSTSAEQLQCARSWAENNFRLRSSPVWRGERYNHDRIRIGYLSADFHQHATSQLMAGVFEHHDRTRFEVTAISVGPNDGSDMRRRIEAAFERFVDAKPQSDAQIAELVRALEVDILVDLKGYTQDARTGIFAMRPAPIQVNYLGFPGTIGAGFIDYIVADRNVIPEHDFDCYAEKIVWLPESYQANDRDRAIADTMPVRVEHGLPDDAFVFCCFNDNYKITPDVFSSWMRILAAVENSVLWLFEDNPTAADNLRREAQARGVAPRRLVFARRLPTSAHLARHRCADLFLDTLPYGAHTTASDALWTGLPVVTCLGDSFAARVGASLLNAIRQPELITTTPAAYERLAIELANDPARLATLRAKLARDRLTTPLYDTKQYTRDLETAYAAMMERHMAGLPPDHVRVPGTAV; this comes from the coding sequence ATGCGTGACGAGCGACGGATATTGGATCGGGCGCTGTCCTTGCATGACAAAGGGGAGATCGCCGCCGCCGCCAAACTGTATCGACGCATCATCGATGCCAACCCCAATAATCTTCACGCCGTGCACTTCCTTGGCGTGGCCGAGGCAGCGGCGGGAAATATTGACCGCGCAAAACTGCTGATGACACGATCGTTGCAGTCGAAGCCGGTCAACGTGGAGTTCATTGAGAACTACGCGGCCGTGCTCCACCGGGCCGGCGAGCATGACGAGTTGGTCCGGCTGTGCCAGCACGGGCTACAATTCGCGCCGACCAGCCTGGGACTTCTGCATGGACGCGCGGCCGGGCTTTTGGCAATGAGCCGCCATCCCGAAGCCATCGAGCAACTGACACGCCTGTTGGCACATCACCCCCGGCACTTTCCGGCCCACTTCATGCTGGGTTCGGCGCTGGCGAAGTCACGCCAATATGAACCGGCACTCGCCTCGTATGACCAGGCATTGCAGTTGAACCCACGGCTCGCGGTGGCTCATCTCGACAAGGGAACGATCCATTTCGCGACCTCCCGTTACGACGACGCGCTCTCGGCTTATGACAACGCCCTCACGCTGCGGCCCGATCTTGCGGCAGCGGCGCTCGGCCGCTGTTACACGCTGATCCAGCTGGGCCGGCACGACGAGGCTCTGGCCGCCGCGGACCACACATTGAAGCTGCAACCCGACCTCCCCGAAGCATGGGTTGGCCGGGGCAACGCGCTCCTCGATCTCGGTCGCCTCGAGGACGCTGCGGCAGCCTACGACCGTGCGCTCGCCATCGGGCCGCACCTCGCGTCGGCCTGGTCCGGGCACGGCAATATTCTCCTTCGATCGGGCCGTCAGCGGGATGCGGAGGTCGCGTTCGATCGCGCCATCGCTGCGGATGCCGCTTTCGCCGAGGCCTGGCTCGGCCGCGGGACCGTGTTGCTGTCCCTTGGCCGTCATCGCGATGCGGCGGCGGCTCTCGACCACGCCATCGTCCTGAATCCCGGCCTGGTGAACGCCTGGCTGGCGAAGGGTCAGGTCGCCTACCTTGAGAAACGTTATGACGACGCGTTGGTCGCCTGGAACAGGGCTCTCGACCTCAATCCGGGTCAGGCCGCCGTGGCCGCCGCCTGTTTGCGCGTCAAGTTGCATCAATGCGATTGGACGGATTTCGAGAGTGGTTGTGCCTCGGTAAGGTCATCGGTCCGAAGCGGGAAGCTCGTCTCACCGTTCATGTTCGTCGCGATTCCGTCCACATCGGCCGAGCAGCTTCAATGCGCGCGCTCATGGGCCGAGAACAACTTCCGCCTCCGGAGTTCGCCGGTCTGGCGCGGCGAGCGCTACAATCACGACCGCATCCGCATCGGCTATCTCTCGGCCGATTTTCATCAGCACGCGACCTCGCAACTGATGGCGGGCGTCTTCGAACATCACGACAGGACGCGCTTTGAAGTCACGGCGATCTCGGTCGGCCCAAACGACGGCTCGGACATGCGCCGGCGAATCGAAGCCGCGTTCGAGCGCTTTGTCGACGCCAAACCGCAAAGTGACGCTCAAATCGCCGAGCTTGTCAGGGCTCTGGAAGTCGACATCCTCGTCGATTTGAAAGGATATACCCAGGATGCGCGCACCGGCATCTTCGCCATGCGTCCCGCCCCGATCCAGGTCAACTATCTCGGCTTTCCCGGCACCATCGGTGCCGGCTTCATCGACTACATCGTCGCAGACCGAAACGTCATTCCCGAGCACGATTTCGATTGCTACGCGGAGAAAATCGTCTGGCTTCCCGAAAGCTATCAGGCAAACGATCGCGACCGTGCAATTGCGGATACGATGCCTGTCCGCGTCGAGCACGGCCTTCCGGATGACGCTTTCGTGTTTTGCTGCTTCAACGACAACTACAAGATCACGCCCGACGTGTTCTCATCCTGGATGCGGATCCTCGCCGCGGTGGAGAACAGCGTGTTGTGGCTGTTCGAGGACAATCCGACGGCCGCGGACAATTTGCGCCGAGAGGCGCAAGCAAGAGGCGTCGCGCCGCGTCGTCTGGTTTTCGCCCGACGGCTCCCCACTTCCGCGCACCTGGCGCGGCACCGTTGCGCGGATCTTTTCCTCGATACACTTCCGTACGGCGCTCATACGACCGCCAGCGATGCGCTCTGGACCGGACTTCCGGTCGTGACCTGCCTCGGCGACTCATTCGCGGCGCGTGTCGGCGCGAGCCTGCTCAACGCGATCCGCCAGCCCGAACTGATCACGACGACGCCAGCGGCGTACGAGCGATTGGCGATCGAGCTGGCGAACGATCCCGCCAGGCTCGCGACGCTGAGAGCGAAGCTGGCCCGCGATCGACTGACGACACCTCTGTACGACACGAAGCAGTACACGCGTGATCTGGAGACGGCATACGCGGCCATGATGGAGCGGCACATGGCAGGATTGCCACCGGACCACGTCCGGGTGCCGGGAACCGCCGTCTGA
- a CDS encoding oligosaccharide flippase family protein has product MRAAGWVRAVHGQWKQIANVGLLVAGFGLGQGAIFIVQTVLVAAGEYELLAAFGTHYSFAILCIVLVDAGASTTLARAVARLPSGREASGEVWRVFCETSAIRIAVALIVGAAAAVYVWRLSSDEFSRWYFALALPGLLLWAVNGVGLLDGLRLSGISGITGSAAYLVTGVGLALAAHRSAAAAGAILGGAFSIGYLATLIAQWTTLARKGWYPRFHRVTRAGLTRALTDGCALSFQILPGQVNMRVQLVLSTVYLGAETTALFVYAKQIVTASTQIVGFVLRVEFPSLVEKLSAAGKQSLGSMLGAQRMALYCAAMFAVGVTVVAGIAAQVPDSGLHRAAIVIAGFAPTIFTMSLLLMMMQALAATGEYGLAAGALAIGSAAGMLVSYMLVSMLGVYAFVAGEVVLNLVGLYVGYRYLHR; this is encoded by the coding sequence ATGCGCGCCGCCGGTTGGGTGAGAGCCGTCCATGGCCAATGGAAGCAGATTGCCAACGTCGGGCTGCTGGTCGCCGGGTTCGGCCTCGGTCAAGGGGCGATATTCATTGTCCAGACCGTGCTCGTGGCCGCAGGGGAGTACGAGCTTCTCGCAGCATTCGGCACGCATTACTCTTTTGCCATTCTGTGCATCGTCCTCGTTGACGCCGGTGCGAGTACGACCCTTGCCCGGGCAGTCGCCCGCTTGCCGAGCGGTCGAGAGGCAAGCGGCGAGGTATGGCGGGTATTCTGCGAGACCAGCGCAATAAGGATCGCGGTGGCCTTGATCGTCGGTGCGGCTGCAGCCGTGTATGTCTGGCGGCTCTCGTCTGACGAGTTTTCGCGATGGTACTTCGCCCTTGCGCTGCCCGGATTGCTGCTGTGGGCCGTCAACGGGGTTGGCCTGCTCGACGGCCTGAGACTTAGTGGCATCAGCGGAATCACGGGATCGGCGGCTTACCTGGTCACCGGGGTCGGCCTCGCCCTGGCGGCCCACAGGTCGGCTGCGGCAGCGGGCGCGATCCTGGGCGGCGCCTTTTCCATAGGCTATCTCGCGACGTTGATCGCGCAATGGACAACGCTGGCGCGCAAGGGCTGGTACCCTCGGTTTCACAGGGTGACGCGTGCGGGTTTGACGAGGGCACTGACAGATGGCTGTGCCCTGTCGTTCCAGATCTTGCCGGGGCAGGTCAACATGCGCGTTCAGTTGGTATTGAGCACGGTCTATCTCGGCGCCGAGACGACCGCCCTTTTCGTGTACGCCAAGCAGATCGTGACGGCATCGACCCAGATCGTAGGGTTCGTGTTGAGGGTAGAATTCCCGAGCCTCGTCGAGAAACTGTCGGCAGCCGGAAAGCAGAGCCTCGGCAGTATGCTCGGGGCACAGAGAATGGCGCTCTATTGCGCGGCGATGTTTGCAGTCGGCGTTACCGTCGTCGCCGGCATCGCTGCGCAGGTGCCGGATTCTGGCTTGCACCGGGCTGCGATTGTCATCGCCGGCTTCGCGCCGACGATATTCACGATGTCGCTGTTGCTGATGATGATGCAGGCCCTGGCTGCGACGGGCGAGTATGGCCTCGCCGCCGGAGCTCTGGCGATCGGCTCGGCGGCGGGAATGCTGGTCAGTTACATGCTGGTTTCCATGCTTGGCGTCTATGCTTTCGTGGCGGGAGAGGTCGTGTTGAATCTCGTTGGGCTCTATGTCGGATATCGCTATCTGCACCGCTAA
- a CDS encoding glycosyltransferase WbuB → MLAEVDPIQDHLGLGFTPKTRSGLQAHDRTRNRLGGLGFVAAGRSLSLRPKMRTVMRVLVIGINYAPDLIGVAKYNTEFCESLASWGHEVRVVAAPPYYPDWSIPPGYRSRWYRHQRLNHVDVIRAPIYVPSRPSGLKRLLHHASFMLSAAVPVLSSALWWRPDIVFVVAPSLLSAPMAALAARMTGASSWVHVQDLEVDAAFEVGLLRSGVTRRLMRTVERWILRSFDRVSTISIQMVRRLEHKGIVPARLREFRNWIDTSIVVPGSNQTQLRSELQLAPTDIVALYSGAMSNKQGLELIIEAAAALKDSQPSVKFVLCGNGPVKPALVQMATGLHNVRFLDLQPLDRVSELLSTADIQLLPQKAEISDLVLPSKLAGMLASGRPLIAMTEPGTGIASEVEGAGLIIAPGDAGALAAAVTMLAEDGALRDRLGAVARARAEQKWDRISIIRSLEHEFMSLPQRAATPAPRTAPLATPVRSIEHVTTGSRRRPETSGWPPSREPLRPRARGVGSEH, encoded by the coding sequence ATGCTCGCTGAGGTCGATCCTATCCAGGATCATCTCGGACTCGGCTTCACCCCCAAGACACGCTCCGGCCTGCAGGCGCACGACCGAACCCGTAACCGGCTCGGCGGGCTGGGATTTGTCGCGGCCGGTCGAAGCCTTTCGCTTCGACCGAAAATGAGGACGGTCATGCGGGTGTTGGTGATAGGGATAAATTATGCTCCCGATCTGATCGGCGTGGCGAAATACAACACCGAATTCTGCGAGAGTCTCGCCAGTTGGGGTCACGAGGTTCGCGTCGTCGCCGCCCCGCCCTATTACCCTGACTGGAGCATCCCACCGGGGTATCGTTCGAGATGGTATCGCCATCAACGCCTGAACCATGTGGACGTCATTCGGGCGCCGATCTACGTGCCAAGCCGGCCTTCGGGTCTCAAGCGGCTGCTTCACCACGCCTCTTTCATGCTTTCGGCAGCCGTCCCCGTTCTGTCTAGCGCGCTCTGGTGGCGCCCCGATATCGTATTCGTGGTGGCGCCATCCCTGCTTTCTGCGCCCATGGCGGCATTGGCCGCCAGGATGACCGGCGCATCCTCCTGGGTTCATGTTCAGGACCTCGAAGTCGACGCAGCCTTCGAGGTCGGGCTGCTCCGCAGCGGCGTCACGCGCAGGCTGATGCGTACGGTCGAACGGTGGATACTGCGTTCGTTCGACCGTGTTTCGACCATCTCGATACAGATGGTGCGCCGCCTTGAGCACAAGGGCATCGTGCCTGCCAGATTACGCGAGTTCCGGAACTGGATCGATACCAGCATCGTCGTGCCGGGAAGCAATCAAACGCAGCTCCGCTCGGAGCTGCAGCTGGCGCCGACCGATATCGTGGCGCTCTACTCCGGAGCCATGTCGAACAAGCAGGGGCTTGAGCTGATCATCGAAGCCGCCGCAGCATTGAAGGACAGCCAGCCCTCGGTAAAATTCGTTCTCTGCGGAAATGGCCCAGTCAAACCGGCATTGGTTCAAATGGCTACCGGTCTGCACAACGTCCGCTTCCTTGATCTCCAGCCACTCGATCGGGTCTCGGAGCTGCTCAGCACCGCCGACATTCAGCTCTTGCCGCAAAAGGCCGAGATATCGGACCTGGTGCTGCCGTCCAAGCTGGCCGGCATGCTTGCATCCGGCCGACCGCTCATCGCGATGACCGAGCCTGGTACGGGCATTGCGTCGGAGGTCGAAGGTGCTGGCCTCATCATCGCTCCGGGCGACGCCGGCGCGCTTGCTGCGGCCGTCACGATGCTGGCCGAAGACGGAGCACTGCGGGATCGCCTCGGCGCCGTCGCGCGCGCACGCGCCGAGCAGAAATGGGATCGCATCTCGATCATCCGTTCGCTCGAACACGAATTCATGTCCCTTCCGCAGCGGGCCGCCACACCTGCTCCGCGCACCGCGCCGTTGGCGACGCCGGTTCGCTCGATCGAACATGTCACGACGGGCAGCCGCCGCCGGCCAGAGACGTCGGGGTGGCCGCCTTCAAGAGAGCCCTTGCGTCCGCGAGCCAGGGGTGTCGGCTCTGAACACTAG
- a CDS encoding acyltransferase family protein, giving the protein MTSALPKGECISARMESVEGHSTGFDYLRILLSTAVLFIHSKTFTLGADVQTFKSLVNSTVRLGTFSVAQPPIYQPIIWAVVPAFFALSGFLVSGSLHRSKTTIGFLLLRALRIFPALCVESLLAMLVLGPLVTSFTLAAYFSDPLFHAYPLNIIGDIQYYLPGVFLGNPVPRVVNLQLWTIPAEMYCYVILATVLALQLAHLRLTVPLITVATFIGLLGMQALGIHAPADWSAGDGRVQIETLVLAFMTGVSLFELKDKVPLRADLFALSVVLSYALLWGGALQYLAMIPIAYATVFVGLSNFRETFVNRTGDYSYGVYLYGLPVQQLLVYLFPENKNWLLSFVMAYVLSLVLAALSWHLVESKVLAKKRIIVEAAENFLRPISFRLPWGPAAKPVPAPPIAMVPKPADLS; this is encoded by the coding sequence ATGACTTCCGCGCTGCCCAAGGGAGAATGCATCTCCGCTCGGATGGAGTCCGTTGAGGGCCATTCAACAGGTTTCGACTACCTCAGGATACTTCTCTCTACGGCCGTCCTCTTCATCCATAGCAAGACGTTTACGCTGGGCGCCGATGTCCAGACCTTCAAGTCGCTGGTTAACTCGACGGTTCGCCTCGGTACGTTTTCCGTGGCGCAGCCCCCCATCTACCAACCAATTATCTGGGCCGTGGTGCCGGCTTTCTTCGCCCTTAGTGGATTCCTTGTTTCAGGAAGTCTGCATCGTTCAAAGACGACAATCGGCTTTCTGTTGCTAAGAGCGCTGCGTATTTTCCCGGCACTTTGTGTCGAGTCGCTTCTCGCAATGCTGGTGCTCGGTCCGCTCGTGACCAGCTTCACCTTGGCCGCGTATTTCAGTGATCCCCTGTTTCACGCATACCCTCTCAATATCATCGGCGATATCCAATATTATTTGCCCGGTGTCTTTCTCGGCAACCCTGTGCCGCGGGTCGTGAATCTGCAGCTCTGGACCATCCCAGCGGAGATGTACTGCTACGTAATCCTCGCGACCGTGCTCGCCCTGCAGCTGGCGCACTTGCGCCTGACCGTTCCGCTCATCACCGTGGCGACGTTCATCGGCCTGCTGGGAATGCAGGCCTTGGGCATTCATGCGCCCGCGGATTGGTCTGCGGGTGACGGGAGAGTGCAGATCGAGACTCTCGTCCTCGCGTTCATGACCGGCGTGTCCTTGTTCGAGCTCAAGGACAAGGTTCCGTTGCGAGCTGACCTGTTCGCTCTGTCGGTCGTGCTTTCCTACGCCCTGCTCTGGGGCGGAGCGCTGCAATATCTGGCGATGATCCCGATCGCCTACGCCACCGTCTTCGTCGGACTCTCCAACTTCCGAGAGACGTTCGTCAATCGGACGGGCGACTACTCCTACGGAGTGTACCTGTATGGACTGCCGGTACAGCAGCTCCTCGTCTACCTCTTTCCGGAGAACAAGAACTGGCTGCTCAGCTTTGTCATGGCCTATGTCCTCAGCTTGGTGCTCGCGGCGTTGTCCTGGCATCTCGTCGAATCAAAGGTCCTAGCGAAGAAGAGGATCATCGTGGAGGCTGCCGAAAACTTCCTGAGACCCATATCATTCCGGTTACCATGGGGGCCCGCAGCCAAGCCGGTCCCCGCTCCACCCATCGCGATGGTGCCGAAACCGGCCGACTTGAGCTGA
- a CDS encoding O-antigen ligase family protein, with product MNRPGSFVDRSTTNPGQHRLTAGAAAIFRARSAPTIAVIGSFWVWCGLLCFPMIDLNPDFADAPTSFALGGTVLIGQITGIALFITTVCLVHTSRALASLGRLSLAQLAIIGIIYLSVALQLHDEEAATFVGVVYTILLMLTALMLSVVWTLPPDDVETCMNVASIIFCLFGISALAVLGLPQGRNVGGIQPNLFAAPLLAGFILSQFHAGKTGIFVRILCISMAALVSSRYALIGCISAFIVHDLTFNSLRPWKVAAAIVALLLCIFLWPQIATLLALDDSSRDLSSGFTGRDEYWYAALATIMDHPLGIGFKRASAFESGHNGYLKTLVEFGIVGGGLIILFVGCVIAAAGAEAVRSTGKDRQQRRFACARLGGLVALAFGAFFQPQLFSLGDAFGVSLLLLLFRPEMKPASGRAAIA from the coding sequence TTGAACCGACCAGGATCTTTCGTCGATCGATCGACGACCAACCCGGGCCAGCATCGATTGACCGCTGGTGCTGCCGCAATTTTCCGCGCTCGCAGCGCTCCGACGATTGCAGTCATCGGCTCTTTCTGGGTGTGGTGCGGCCTGCTTTGCTTCCCCATGATTGATCTGAACCCGGACTTCGCGGACGCTCCGACTTCGTTCGCCTTAGGCGGCACGGTTCTGATTGGCCAGATTACCGGAATCGCGCTGTTCATCACGACGGTGTGCTTGGTGCACACTTCGCGCGCGCTCGCCAGCCTGGGGCGATTGAGCCTCGCCCAGCTGGCGATCATTGGCATCATCTACCTGTCCGTTGCCCTGCAACTGCACGATGAAGAGGCGGCGACGTTCGTTGGCGTTGTCTACACCATTCTGCTCATGCTGACCGCTTTGATGCTGTCTGTCGTATGGACGCTGCCTCCGGACGATGTGGAAACCTGCATGAACGTGGCATCCATCATATTTTGTCTGTTCGGCATCTCCGCGCTGGCCGTCCTGGGATTACCGCAAGGCCGCAACGTCGGGGGTATTCAGCCAAATCTTTTTGCCGCACCGTTGCTCGCAGGCTTCATTCTGTCGCAGTTTCATGCAGGGAAAACGGGCATCTTCGTCAGGATCCTGTGTATCTCGATGGCCGCTCTCGTCAGCTCGCGGTACGCCCTGATCGGCTGCATTTCCGCGTTTATCGTGCATGACTTGACCTTCAATTCCCTACGCCCGTGGAAGGTTGCCGCTGCAATCGTTGCGTTGCTGTTGTGCATATTCCTTTGGCCGCAGATTGCCACCCTTCTCGCGCTTGACGATTCCAGTCGAGATCTGTCTTCAGGATTCACAGGACGGGACGAATACTGGTACGCGGCCCTGGCGACGATCATGGATCATCCGCTCGGCATCGGGTTCAAGCGCGCGTCAGCTTTCGAGTCCGGGCACAATGGCTACCTGAAGACGCTGGTGGAATTCGGAATCGTCGGGGGCGGATTGATAATCCTCTTTGTCGGTTGCGTCATTGCCGCTGCAGGCGCCGAGGCGGTGCGATCAACGGGGAAGGATCGGCAGCAACGCCGCTTTGCCTGTGCCCGCTTGGGCGGATTGGTCGCGCTGGCGTTTGGGGCCTTCTTCCAACCGCAATTGTTCAGTCTCGGCGACGCGTTCGGTGTCTCGCTCCTGTTGCTGCTGTTCAGACCCGAAATGAAGCCGGCATCCGGTCGCGCCGCAATCGCGTGA